In Lolium rigidum isolate FL_2022 chromosome 3, APGP_CSIRO_Lrig_0.1, whole genome shotgun sequence, the genomic window AAGTCTGAACACATTTTCTTCCTAGCACACACTTAGGTGCAGCGACAGTACTACAGTCGGCACACACTTGAAGCACACTCATGCAAACAGTCCAAACAACAAAACGATCGAAGTAACAATCTATCAGTGACGAAGTATAATATTTTTCACAAGAGGATACTTGGGTGTGAAGCAGCTCCATCCATTCATACTGCACACCATATACGGAGTACACAACTAGCTAGGGCAGAGTCATGGATAGATAGCGAGGGCAGCTGCTAGGCACCAGGGCCGGCCGGCCGTGCACAATCTTTTATTCAGAAATCGCAGAGATAATATCAATAGAAATGCTGGCTGCCAATCTCAGTCTCTGTCCCTGTCCCCCCAAGCTCTGAATATACTACCTCGTTGTTGCACACACACATTCTTCCCCATCTCCTGAATCCTGACCACCCCAACGTCAAACCCTTCGAATTCAGCATCGTACGCAGAGCTAGATACCGGCGGGTCATCGAGGTAGATCGTAGCTAGCGACATGGAGAAGGACAGCACGGCGGCCCAGAGCGACGAGACAGTGAGATCGCCCGAGCCAGCGGCGGCCGAGGCAGCAGTGATTGCGCCGCCGGCCGCGACCCGGCCGTACTACGAGTGCGTGTTCTGCAAGCGCGGGTTCACCACGGCGCAGGCGCTGGGCGGGCACATGAACATCCACCGCCGCGACCGGGACCGCGTCAAGCCGGCCCCCGCCCGCCGCCTGGACGCGCCAGCCACCAAGTGGTATGGGCACTCGGCGTCCTATCCGCCACCGCAGCTGGCAGCATCGCCAACGAGCAGCGGCAGCTTCGCCATGTTGTACTACACGAGCGGCGCCGGCGCTGCGGCCGGAGTGGACGCGGATCTGGCCCTGAGCCCTGGTACCCCTAGCCCGAGGGAGCTGAGCCTGTTCGGTTCCAAAGACGACCATGATCGTGACTTGCAGCTGGGCCTTGGGTTCCACGGGAGCGGGTGGCGCGCGCCGGAAGGGATGCCAGAGCGGCGGCAGGACGGCGAGCCGGCGGAGAGGATGCAGCTGCTGGACCTGGAGCT contains:
- the LOC124704582 gene encoding zinc finger protein 4-like gives rise to the protein MEKDSTAAQSDETVRSPEPAAAEAAVIAPPAATRPYYECVFCKRGFTTAQALGGHMNIHRRDRDRVKPAPARRLDAPATKWYGHSASYPPPQLAASPTSSGSFAMLYYTSGAGAAAGVDADLALSPGTPSPRELSLFGSKDDHDRDLQLGLGFHGSGWRAPEGMPERRQDGEPAERMQLLDLELRLGPRPRH